One segment of Halococcus salsus DNA contains the following:
- a CDS encoding glycerophosphodiester phosphodiesterase, translating to MRLIAHRAFASSYPENTLVAIERAVPDADMIELDVRRCGSGELVVVHDEVVDRISEGVGRVDELSSADLSALDVFETGTGVPTLDEAAAAIPADTGIVLELKERGIADDAVAAASTVENEVIVSSFDAAALDQLTVDDPTVELGYLLGLNPDRDFEEALDLDCAYLHPHWGHLVLTDAVDRAHEADMKVNVWTIDTAFVASLLERKGIDGVIADSPDVR from the coding sequence GTCGCGATAGAGCGAGCGGTTCCCGACGCCGACATGATCGAACTCGACGTTCGACGGTGTGGCTCGGGCGAGCTCGTGGTGGTCCACGACGAAGTCGTCGACCGGATCTCCGAGGGTGTGGGCCGTGTCGACGAGCTCTCCAGCGCCGACCTCTCGGCCCTCGACGTGTTCGAGACGGGTACGGGCGTGCCGACGCTCGACGAGGCCGCCGCGGCGATCCCCGCCGACACCGGGATCGTGCTCGAACTCAAGGAACGCGGGATCGCCGACGACGCGGTGGCCGCCGCCTCGACGGTCGAAAACGAGGTCATCGTCTCGTCGTTCGACGCGGCGGCGCTCGACCAGCTCACCGTCGACGACCCCACCGTGGAACTCGGCTACCTCCTCGGGTTGAACCCCGACCGCGACTTCGAGGAGGCGCTCGACCTCGATTGCGCCTACCTCCATCCCCACTGGGGTCACCTGGTCCTGACGGACGCCGTCGACCGCGCCCACGAGGCCGACATGAAGGTCAACGTCTGGACGATCGACACCGCGTTCGTCGCCAGCCTTCTCGAACGAAAGGGGATCGACGGCGTGATCGCCGACTCGCCCGACGTGCGGTGA